The following are from one region of the Treponema denticola genome:
- a CDS encoding glycine hydroxymethyltransferase: MKEGLKKYLEKEGSNAKLAMVAYLANLDQVASVYPEVASSIVKEIENQRSHLKLIASENYSSLAVQAAMGNLLTDKYAEGFPEHRYYGGCENVDAVEMAACEEACKIFGAEHAYVQPHSGADANIVAYWAILNAKVEEPFLKKFETVVDGKVKKMNLEGLSHEEWEELRHALGNQKLMGLDYYSGGHLTHGYVQNVSSKMFRTCSYTVNKETGELDYAEIEKRAMEEKPLILLAGYSAYPRKINFKKFREIADKCGAVLMVDMAHFAGLVAGKVFEGEYNPVLWADVVTTTTHKTLRGPRGAMILCKKEFAEFVDKGCPLVIGGPLPHVMAAKAVAFREASSKEYQDYAHNVRDNAVALAEECMKLGMKLQTNGTDNHLMLINVTKYGLNGRQAETAMSECGVTLNRNSLPFDPNGPWWTSGLRVGTPAVTSLGMGKPEMKQIASIIDRVLKASKPGVTKSGAPSKANVVVDPAVKAEIQKEVDALLHKFVLYPELDLDYLKSVYC, from the coding sequence ATGAAAGAAGGTTTAAAGAAATACCTTGAGAAAGAAGGCTCAAATGCAAAGTTAGCTATGGTTGCATATTTGGCCAATTTGGATCAGGTTGCCTCCGTGTACCCTGAAGTTGCATCAAGCATTGTAAAAGAAATAGAAAATCAGCGAAGTCACTTAAAACTTATCGCCAGCGAAAACTATTCTTCATTGGCAGTTCAAGCTGCTATGGGGAACCTGCTTACCGATAAGTATGCAGAAGGTTTTCCTGAGCATAGATATTACGGCGGCTGCGAAAACGTCGATGCCGTTGAAATGGCTGCTTGCGAAGAAGCATGTAAAATATTTGGAGCCGAACATGCCTATGTTCAGCCTCACTCCGGAGCAGATGCAAATATCGTAGCTTATTGGGCTATCTTAAATGCCAAGGTTGAAGAGCCCTTCTTAAAGAAATTTGAGACGGTTGTAGACGGAAAGGTTAAAAAGATGAACCTTGAAGGTTTGAGCCATGAGGAGTGGGAAGAATTACGCCATGCTCTTGGAAATCAAAAACTTATGGGCTTGGATTACTATTCGGGCGGACACCTTACCCACGGCTATGTTCAAAACGTTTCTTCAAAAATGTTTAGAACATGCTCATATACGGTAAACAAAGAGACAGGTGAGCTTGATTATGCCGAAATCGAAAAAAGAGCAATGGAAGAAAAGCCCTTGATTCTTTTGGCCGGATACAGTGCCTATCCCCGAAAGATTAACTTTAAGAAATTTAGAGAGATTGCGGATAAATGCGGAGCCGTCTTAATGGTTGATATGGCACACTTTGCAGGCTTAGTTGCAGGAAAGGTTTTTGAAGGCGAATACAACCCCGTTCTTTGGGCTGATGTGGTAACAACTACAACCCACAAAACTCTCCGAGGCCCCCGCGGTGCTATGATTCTTTGTAAAAAAGAATTTGCAGAATTCGTTGATAAGGGCTGCCCCCTTGTAATCGGCGGACCTCTTCCTCATGTTATGGCTGCAAAGGCTGTTGCCTTCCGCGAGGCAAGCAGCAAGGAATATCAAGACTATGCTCACAATGTAAGAGACAATGCTGTCGCCCTCGCTGAAGAATGTATGAAGCTCGGTATGAAGCTCCAGACAAACGGAACAGACAATCACTTAATGCTGATTAATGTAACAAAATACGGCTTAAACGGCCGCCAAGCGGAAACTGCAATGTCCGAGTGCGGTGTAACCCTTAACAGAAACAGCTTGCCCTTTGATCCGAACGGCCCCTGGTGGACAAGCGGTCTACGCGTAGGAACTCCTGCCGTAACAAGTCTCGGAATGGGTAAACCCGAAATGAAGCAGATTGCTTCAATTATAGACAGGGTATTAAAAGCTTCAAAACCCGGTGTAACAAAAAGCGGAGCTCCCAGCAAGGCTAATGTAGTTGTAGACCCTGCCGTAAAAGCAGAGATACAAAAAGAAGTAGATGCTCTTTTACATAAATTTGTTCTTTATCCCGAATTGGATTTGGACTATTTAAAGAGCGTTTATTGCTAA
- a CDS encoding CDP-alcohol phosphatidyltransferase family protein: MEKKIGRLVLFFWLFQCSAVFAIYKIFNTDTEIFSAFLIHITLWHSLLLFFLILYKGDFINVGTNLMLEKVNLANGITLLRISSVPLIAFLLKQNSIEHIKIILAVVLILVFLTDFFDGFIARKFNQETRIGRMLDSMSDYSLLALVSIVYYQLGLLPNWFFYLIFVRLMFQALGMLFFMLLKFPVEIKSTRGGKITIAATMILYSLKMLQFFVPFFYNFKQLFLIGEYSCGFIIFVFLFEKIFIFYEHYKKYRKRDIET, translated from the coding sequence ATGGAAAAAAAAATCGGCAGATTGGTTTTATTTTTTTGGCTGTTCCAGTGCTCGGCTGTTTTTGCAATTTATAAGATATTTAATACGGATACCGAGATTTTTAGTGCATTTTTAATACATATAACTCTCTGGCATTCGTTACTTTTGTTTTTTTTGATTCTATACAAAGGAGACTTTATAAATGTTGGGACTAATCTTATGCTTGAGAAAGTTAATCTTGCAAATGGGATTACCCTGCTGCGAATAAGCTCTGTCCCTTTAATAGCCTTTCTTTTAAAGCAGAATTCGATAGAACATATAAAAATAATCTTGGCTGTTGTTTTAATCTTGGTTTTTTTGACGGACTTTTTTGACGGCTTTATAGCCCGTAAATTTAATCAAGAAACAAGGATCGGGCGTATGCTGGATTCCATGAGTGATTATTCCCTGCTTGCTCTTGTTTCAATTGTATACTATCAACTGGGGCTATTGCCTAATTGGTTTTTCTATTTGATTTTTGTAAGATTAATGTTTCAAGCTTTGGGAATGCTTTTTTTTATGTTATTAAAATTTCCGGTTGAAATAAAATCTACAAGGGGCGGCAAAATAACAATAGCGGCAACTATGATTCTTTACAGCCTCAAGATGCTTCAATTTTTTGTTCCTTTCTTTTATAACTTTAAACAATTATTTTTAATAGGAGAATATTCCTGCGGCTTTATTATTTTTGTATTTTTGTTTGAAAAGATATTTATTTTCTATGAGCATTATAAAAAATACCGCAAAAGAGACATAGAAACTTAG
- a CDS encoding MraY family glycosyltransferase, which translates to MTAIQFILYIIAIPCALSAFFVYLAILFSKKHNLYDKTGGRKIHSGNIPRIGGVGFGFAYIISSLILHFRFPEFRLLHLNFFYIALGGFLIFIMGLWDDIKNWRAIFKLLVQSCAAIIVLYGGYTFKKISFGPIGFFWYMGPETYVITFLWIIGITNAINLVDGIDGQAGCLGVSVLLTYAAIYYSIGISPIIIFRVLILAFSVVGFLFFNLSRPSAKIFMGDCGSQILGFVLAILPLIPSPEGYEAAGIQFASVILMLPIFDTVAAIWRRLREKRPIGEGDRFHLHHKLMLIGFSPRGALGVFMILQIIINLFAGMAIILQGVHALVVLIGLILVGLLFFTLIHYEKEKIINKR; encoded by the coding sequence TTGACAGCAATTCAGTTTATTTTGTATATAATAGCTATACCTTGTGCGCTATCTGCTTTTTTTGTATATCTGGCCATTCTATTTTCAAAGAAACATAATCTATATGACAAAACAGGCGGGCGAAAGATACATTCCGGTAATATTCCGAGGATAGGAGGAGTAGGGTTCGGCTTTGCTTATATAATTTCAAGCCTCATCTTACATTTCCGCTTTCCTGAGTTTAGACTATTGCACTTAAATTTCTTTTATATCGCCTTGGGCGGCTTCCTTATTTTTATAATGGGATTATGGGATGATATAAAAAATTGGAGAGCTATTTTTAAGCTATTGGTTCAATCTTGTGCCGCTATAATAGTCTTATATGGAGGATATACATTTAAAAAAATAAGTTTTGGACCCATAGGCTTTTTTTGGTATATGGGGCCAGAAACATATGTAATAACTTTCTTGTGGATAATAGGAATAACCAATGCAATAAATCTTGTTGACGGAATTGACGGACAAGCAGGATGCTTAGGCGTTTCCGTTCTCTTAACCTATGCTGCAATTTATTATTCGATTGGGATAAGTCCTATAATCATATTCCGTGTGCTTATACTTGCATTCTCAGTCGTAGGCTTTTTATTTTTTAATTTATCACGGCCCAGTGCAAAGATTTTTATGGGAGACTGCGGCTCACAAATTTTGGGCTTTGTGTTGGCAATTTTACCTCTTATTCCGTCGCCCGAAGGATATGAGGCTGCAGGTATACAATTTGCATCCGTGATATTAATGCTGCCCATATTTGATACGGTTGCGGCGATATGGCGAAGATTAAGGGAAAAACGTCCTATAGGTGAGGGAGATAGATTTCATCTTCATCATAAACTTATGCTTATAGGTTTTAGCCCTAGAGGGGCATTGGGTGTTTTTATGATATTACAGATTATAATAAACCTTTTTGCCGGAATGGCTATAATCTTGCAAGGGGTTCATGCTCTGGTTGTTTTGATAGGGCTCATACTTGTAGGATTATTATTTTTTACGTTGATTCATTATGAAAAAGAAAAAATAATAAATAAAAGATAG